In Citrus sinensis cultivar Valencia sweet orange chromosome 3, DVS_A1.0, whole genome shotgun sequence, the sequence atcatatgttgttaataattttttatggtataatatagatattttttatggataattgttaataatatgtaccattaataatacatttgttaataaaaaatgtattgttaatatcaaaataaaaaaaattgtgtatttaaaatttacgttaattttttggataaatttatctttttacctcattttgagtttcaagGGCAAAATAGTTAATTTGTCACAATTATGTTAACTTTCTAACGGAAGTTAACGGATTGATGGACGACATATGTGTTTTGTCACtttagggtatacgagtgatacacttgaaaagtaTTCACACACGTTTGATACGagtgtcatttaagggtatatggctgataatttccctaagaAATATCATTAGTTGACTTGTTAGTTGACCAGTTATTTGACTaacaaaatactaattttacccttcatgattaaaaaaaataagacaaatttattttgtaaataagcttcattttcataattccagcaaaaagaattatgttggtattttatatctattttaataaatatattataaataaattttgtaaataagtttcaagtaattttttttaatcataaatggtgaaattgatattttgttaGTCAACTAATGGTTATaacgaaaaaataataaaataatatttttataaagatataataaaaaaataataagagataatatttattataattattcaatatttaataacttttaaaataataaaatgataataactcATTGATGAAATGCGGCGACTGACAcctgtttatttttcttcaaaacatgTGCTTGCCctgcatttttttttgcacGTACTGGGTCTCTGTTTCTGTCCCTCTTCAATTTCCATGTCCATGTACACGCGAGTCGATTGTGCATTTTTAGCGGGCGGCCGAGAATGGATCGCCGTTGTGAGAGAATCGTGACAGTCATGTCGAGATATCATCATGACTATTCCCTTTCGTCATGGAATGCATCATCATTTTATTCCAGGCTGTGGCCTACGGGTCCATTTGGAACTCCGTGTAGTTACCGGTAATTAAGAATCAAAATGTAGAATGAGGGTTTGTTTAAGCTaatatttgttgaaatttataattaaatatttcagCGTAAAAGAAAGTGTCATAGAGTAGTAGTGCGATTAAATGGAGCACTGAatgaatcttattttattgtaacttaGAAAGAcagacaaaataatttttaatgtttaatcaACCGGTGGAACAATAGGATCTATCTAATCATGTAGAGTAGAATAAATACGCTTAGAGAATCTTGATAGCGGTGACGTGGCGACAACCAAGAAAGGGCATCATCAAAAGGCACCATAGTGCCGCATTATCGAATCCCCGTCCCCAGCGCCATTTGATAGTTCAGCAGGTTCTGTATATAATAACACTAACGTCTAACAATACTCACAAGAAAACCAAagtccctctctctctctctgcatTCTGCAAGTGAGTCTTCGCtgtcctatatatatatataactcaaCGAGTGTTTTATCTTCTACGAAATTCGAAACCCTAGTTTTTAAGATTCCAATTGTGGTAATTCGTTCAGCGTTAACCAAggtaataaatttcatttcctCTTCGCTTCAATTTCTactgatttaattttatattgaattataatttgcatGTTTGTTTCGGTTAATTTAAGCATTAGATTTACTCGTAACGATGCACGTAAAGCTGGTTGACATGAGTTTGCATCATAAAATTGAGTTTTGAGATTTTATATTTGGTTGTTTACTTTCTAGGATGAAATGTTGAAACTTTGTATCCAACGGTTGCACTTATGCATGTTAAGAGCTAAAGAGTGAGCATTTTTGTGGAGGAAATTTTTATTGAGCTGAAACTTTTCATTTCAATGGTGAATATGTGTTTTTGCAGCGGGAGCAGTATGACTCTCATTTCGCGGGCCAGTCCATCATGTCGTGTATTGACTGATGTAACACGATGTACAATCAGACGAAGTGGGGTTTGTGGCTTGGCAAAAAATGCTGAGGCATCTAGGATGAAGGAAACTTGTGTTAGTTTCTCTTCCTCATCACGCTATTCTGCCAAGATATCACAAGTTTTACATCTAGACAATGCAGGGATAGGAATTCGAAGAGGACGTCGATCTATTGTTGCAGCTAGTCCTCCCACGGAGGATGCTGTTGTTGTAACGGAGCCATTGACCAAAGAGGATCTAGTTGGATACCTTGCCTCTGGGTGCAAGCCTAAGGAAAAGTGGAGGTACTTGGATTAGCTCATCGTTGTTTTTGAATGGATTATTTGCTATAGTATATCATTTTACTGTGTTCGTTTATTATGTTTTAGATTACTCCCTCGTTGTCAAGAGGCTCTCTGTATTCATTTACTCTGCAAATCAACTCTTTAATTTGGCTTTTGCAGAATTGGTACAGAACATGAGAAGTTTGGTTTTGAGTTTGGAACTTTACGTCCTATGAAATACGAACAAATAGCCGAGTTGCTTAACAGCATTGCTGAGAGGTTCGATTGGGAGAAAGTAATGGAAGGAGATTACATCATAGGACTGAAACAAGTAAgctgaatttttatttgtttttttatcctCAATTTCTCCCACCATTATTCAAGTTATATTCTGTATCACATTGGTTGTATATATGTTGAGTGATCAAGCTCAAGAGCTCTATTTCAGGGAaagagagggggggggggggggggggggggagagaaAGAGAGTAAAAGAAAAGACCATTTGTCTGTACTATAACAAATTAGCAATAGCAATTGTTGGAAAAAtagtttcaattattattggTGGTTTTTGTTCGTTATTATTGgtggtttttattttcagaaagCCTCTACTTTGTTGTCATCCAGGGGAAACAAAGCATATCACTTGAACCTGGCGGTCAGTTTGAGCTTAGTGGTGCACCTCTTGAAACTCTGCATCAAACTTGTGCTGAGGTTAATTCACACCTATATCAGGTGATTTGAATTCATCATACCTTCATTTATGTAGGAATATGCAAGCTTGTTGCTCAATgcatttttgtatattttctaattttcttgtaTTCTGTTGTCGGTTGATATTAGTGCTGCTGGAGGAATGGTATATTTCTTTATCATCACCTTCCTTCTTGGACCACCAGATAACTACCTTTTAAGAATGTGCTCTGCTCCATATCATGAAGTACCACCCATTTTTTCAAGTAACTGTTTTCAAGAACTTTGATGACCAAATAAACTCTTAGCTCTTGCCTTTAATGCTGTTCTGctgagtaatttttttgtctttgccATTTTGTTTGCGTTGTCATTTTGTTGTTCCTGTCTCTACAAAAGTGAATCACCATAATGTCAATTCGGtgcataattctttttttttccagtttcATGACATATATGCACgcactcacacacacacacacacatatgcaATTAAGCTTATTATTTATCTCCAATTCTCACACTTTCTCAGGTGAAAGCTGTTGCAGAGGAAATGGGAATTGGATTTTTAGGAATTGGCTTCCAGCCTAAGTGGGGACTTAAAGATATACCTGTTATGCCAAAGGTACTGATTGCCAATCTTTTCAAGTGTTCAAATTGGATTTGAAAGGGGTAATGCATGAATGCTTTCTTGTTGACCTAAACCATCTAAGcctcttatcattttaaatggTTCATTTCAGTCTCTTGTAGATTTCTTTTCTATTAGTTCAATATATTTTGCTTCTTTGGTTGAACTACCAATCAACTAGAATAAAAATCCGATACCTGAATGCTTATTTAAAAGGCAgtagtttgaaaaaaatatccCAACAGTCAAATTAAACTTTTTGCAGTAATCTTGTTTCTTGATCTAATGAGAGTGTTCGTTATTTTCTGTCAAGCTTTCTTTAATTGCATTCTGTAAAATGGTTGTTAACAATTTGGTATTAAGGGGAAAGTTGAGAATCCACATGGTCTGCATCTACCATACTCTGTTGTCTGAACTCTGATTCCAATCTGCTCTGTAAATGGGATAAGATATTGATTCCCTCTGTAAGACTCTGCATAATGACATGAGATTTTGGCTCAGGGAAGATATGAGATTATGCGGAACTACATGCCTAAAGTTGGATCACTCGGACTTGATATGATGTTTAGGACATGCACTGTTCAGGTGAGTTGAAACTTTTAACTGTTTAGTGGAAGCTGCTTTTCGTAATTTAATCTCACCTTGGCTTGATGAAAAGGTGATTTTTCTTCTGCAGAGCTGTACTTATTTCtactttaaatttgtaataggTTAATTTGGACTTTAGTTCGGAAGCCGACATGATCCGCAAATTTCGTGCTGGTCTTGCTTTGCAGCCAGTGAGAACTCTacttccttttgtttttactGGAGTGTTCTATGATGTGATAGATCAGTAACAATGTCAAAATTGCAACAGATAGCAACAGCTCTATTTGCAAATTCACCATTTACCGAAGGAAAACCAAATGGCTATCTCAGCATGAGAAGGTTTTTAGATGACAccttaaatttcttattttcttgtatcTTTACCTGTAGGTCTTtactgattatttttattggaaCAGCCACATCTGGACAGATACCGATAACAATCGTGCTGGCATGCTTCCCTTTGTTTTTGATGACTCCTTTGGGTAAGTTCAGTTCTTCTTATGTATTGCACGTATTATTGCTCCCATCTAATTTTGTGCTCATTTAACTTGGAAACTGTCCTAACCTCTCTTGCAGGAAAAGTagtttttttatatcttttaaagTCAAATATTATCTCTTACTCtgctttgctttttccttttttcttttgatacaGGTTTGAGCAATATGTTGATTACGCCCTTGATGTTCCAATGTATTTTGTTTATCGCAAAAAGAAGTATATTGATTGTGCTGGGATGTCATTCAGGGTTTTCATCTATCCTTAATAGTCTTTTAATTGAAGGCTTCTTATATAATCATTCTCTTTGATCCATTGTCCGGTTTATGTTGAACGTTTTTCTTCCCCTATAAGTTAATCTTGACCATGACATTGTATCTCAcgctattaatttttgtacaaaaACTCTCGTCGTTTTTCAGGACTTCTTGGCTGGAAAACTTCCGTGCCTTCCTGGTGAATTGCCAACTCTTAATGATTGGGAAAATCATCTGACAACAATATTTCCCGAGGTCTGTTTTATGTGTTTTTGATCAATTTGCTGCAAATTTATGCTCACAATGCCTATGCCAACTTTGAGCCACATTTTAATCTTACATTCAGGTTAGGTTGAAGAGATACTTGGAGATGAGAGGCGCTGATGGAGGGCCTTGGAGGAGGTTATGTGCTTTGCCTGCATTTTGGGTAGTGGCATCCTTATTCTGTTTCTGTATAATCTCTATATTGTGCATGGTTTGGTGGTAGTCAGTTGGATAGCATGTTCTAGTAACGCTAGAGAATAAATATGCTTAAGAAAGAAGGATGGGGGAATTAAAAGGATatatttttgaactttttgaATAATGATACATGATGTTACTAATCTCTGTGCATTTGATAGCCAATGGGGAACTCTTGGACACATGTCCCTGCTTCTTTATATGAAGtcttaatgataaaataaacctcctcacaaaacttttttttatgtacATATCAATGGCCTCTAGCTTATAGTTTTGTGACGTTCTGTCAGAAATATCAGTTGCACGTTTCCCTCTTGTCACTTTTTGTCTAGCCCTTGCAGATTATGTAGcttcttgtttttttcttttatgtatatttttaaaaaatagagggGTGGCCAATGCCCAATTCAATTCTTTAGCCCCATACCTTCTCTAAGATTCGAACTTGGGTGGCCAGCCAAATAAAGCTGCTTAAAAACCACCCTGTCAGGCGCTTTGGGACATTACGGTAGACTAATTTAAGCAACATTTgctcatttatattttcttgtaatttcaGGTAGGTTTGTTATATGACGAGGACTCTCTCCAGAATGTTCTAGACATGACAGCAGATTGGACTACAGGTGAAAGACAAATGTTGAGGAATAAGGTAAAAGAAAGAGTCAACAGCTCAGGCTGGAAAAAAGCTATTCAAAATGTAGTTTGAATTACCACATTACTGGTTGATATCCATAGCACAAAACATTGAGGTACTGCCAACTTTTCATCTTTCTGTTATGGTC encodes:
- the LOC102610891 gene encoding glutamate--cysteine ligase, chloroplastic, whose protein sequence is MTLISRASPSCRVLTDVTRCTIRRSGVCGLAKNAEASRMKETCVSFSSSSRYSAKISQVLHLDNAGIGIRRGRRSIVAASPPTEDAVVVTEPLTKEDLVGYLASGCKPKEKWRIGTEHEKFGFEFGTLRPMKYEQIAELLNSIAERFDWEKVMEGDYIIGLKQGKQSISLEPGGQFELSGAPLETLHQTCAEVNSHLYQVKAVAEEMGIGFLGIGFQPKWGLKDIPVMPKGRYEIMRNYMPKVGSLGLDMMFRTCTVQVNLDFSSEADMIRKFRAGLALQPIATALFANSPFTEGKPNGYLSMRSHIWTDTDNNRAGMLPFVFDDSFGFEQYVDYALDVPMYFVYRKKKYIDCAGMSFRDFLAGKLPCLPGELPTLNDWENHLTTIFPEVRLKRYLEMRGADGGPWRRLCALPAFWVGLLYDEDSLQNVLDMTADWTTGERQMLRNKVPKTGLKTPFRDGLLRHVAQDVLKLSKDGLERRGFKETGFLNEVAEVVRTGVTPAEKLLDMYHGKWRESVDPVFEELLY